The following DNA comes from Pseudomonas sp. Tri1.
CCGGCGTCGACTATCGCTTGTTCCAGTTCGGCCTTGTTCCAGCGGGCCACTTTGCTCGCCATGTCGGTGCGGTCGATGCACGTGCCGAGGACTTTTTCGGCGGCCTGGCGGTGGTGAGGTGCGTTGGTGTGCAGGCGAATCCAGCCATCGGCGCTGGCGTAGTCGCCGGCCACCGGGTCCCACATGGGCGGCACGCTCCAACCGAGCGGGCGCAGGGTGGTGGAGAACCAGAACGAGGCCAGGCGCCGGTCGACCTCAAGGGGCGGCAAGCGACCGGTTTGCTGGTGAATCAGTTCAGCGGCAGCCTGGCCGGCCACGGCGATACTGGCGCAGGCCAGCTCCGTGACAGCGAACGCCGAGGGCAGGGCACCTTCGCCGGTGAAGGGGATCGGAGTCGTGGGCAAGCTGAGTGTGGCTTGCATGGACGTGAGCAGATCTGTCATCGAAAGCCCTCCAGTACGAGAGGGCGATCATAGTTCAAAAATCGAGTGGGGGCCGCTTAGCGGTCCAGCGGCTGCAAGCTTGCGCCACAAGCGGCCTGCACCTGTTCCGGGCGGGACCAGATCCACAGATTGCCCAGGGCCATGCCCGTGAGCGCCAGGTAAACCGGCCAGCCGTGGTCGAGCATCAGCAGCATCAACCCGGCACAGACCAGCATGCTGACGGTAGCACCGACCTTGGCTCGCCGTGGGATGACTTTGCCGTTGCGCCAGTTGTACAACATTGGCCCGAACAGCCAGTGGCGCTCCAACCAGGCGCTCAGGCGCGGCGAACTGCGGGTCGCGGCCCAGGCGGCCAGGAGAATGAACTCGGTCGTCGGCAGGCCTGGCACGATGAGGGCGACCAGGCCGATGGCCAGGCTGGTGTAGGCGAGCAGGGCGAAGAGCAGTTGGGTGAGTTTCGTAGGCGTGCGGCTCATGTCTTTTGTTCTGCCTGTACTTTCCCCTGTGGGAGCAAACTTGCTCGCGATGACGGAGTGTCAGGCTCCATAATTGTCGGCTGATGTACCGCTGTCGCGAGCAAGCTCGCTCCCACTGGGTCAGTGGTGACCGTTAGGCCAACTCCGCTGCATAGGCGTGCTCTAGCAACACCGTAAACCGGTTGAACGCATCCAGCGCGCCTTTATCTGCTTCGGCTTCCTGCTGTTCGCTGAAGGCCAGGCCGTCGAGGGTGCGGGTGAAGGTTTTCCAGCCTTCGGCGCGACCGCCCGCCGGTTCTGCCAGGTGGCGGGCGCCGAAGGTTTCGCTGAGTCCCAGGCCCACGGCGCGCTTGATCAGGAACGCGGCGCCGAGTTTGGAACCCTCTGAGACGAACAGCCAGCCCAACGCCTGGGCCTTGGTCGGGTTTTTCACCGCACCGGCCACTGGCGCGGGGACTTCGGTGTCCAGGTCTGCCAAATCCGCCTTGGCCGCTTCTGCCCGGCAACGGGCCGGCAGGTCGGGGATCAGGGTGGACAACTCGGCGTCGTTGTACAGCGCCACCAGCTCCGATTGGAACAGGTATTGGGCCACGACGAAGCGGGCGAAGCTGGCCCGGGTTTCGAACGGAGCGTGGGCCTTGACCAGCGCGTCGAGCCTGCTGTGGGGCTCGTGGGTGATCTGGTTCAGGCGTTGGGAGCGTAGAGCGCAAGGCTGAGTATTCATGGGGTATTCCTTAGGATGAAAGCATTGTGGCGATGGGATGGATCCCCTCGCCACAGGTATTTGTGTTGGCTGAGCAGTCGAGTCAGATATCCCAGATCAGGTTGACCGCGAAGTTACGTCCCGGCGCCGTCAGGCGATCGAGGTTGGCGGGGCTCAGCACCGCCGCTTCGCCGACGCTGTCGTAGCCGCGCACGTCATCCCACAGCCAGTACTTCTTGTCGGTGAGGTTGTAGAGGCCGCCGCTGACGGTGATGTCGTCGGTCACCTTGTAGAAGCCGGTCAGGTCGAGAATGCCGAAGCCCGGGGTCTTGAACTGGCTGCTGACGCCGTCCGGCGAGTTGAAATTGCTGTCGTCGACGCGATCCTTTTTCTTCACCAGTGTCCAGCTGAGTAAAGTGCCGTAGTGGTCCTGGTCGTATCCCAGGCCGAACACGCCGGTCAGCGGGTTGACGCTGTTGAGCGGCTCGCCGGTGTCGGCGTTGCGGCCGTAGGCGTAGGCCACCGAACCTTGGGTATACAAGCCTTGAGGCGCGCCAAACAGGTCCAGGTTCAGGCGGCCCCGGACCTCGGCACCCTTGATGGTCGCGTGCTTGATGTTATTGCTCTGGAAGGTCAACTGGTCGGCGCCGGGAGTGATGGCGTCCTCGTTGATGAAATCGCGGTACTTGTTGTAGAACACCGCCACATCGAACGAACCAGAATCGAAACGGCCCTTCAGGCCGGTCTCGTAGCTTTTGCTTTTTTCCGGTTCCAGATCTGGGTTGGGTTCCACGCTATAGCCGGCGCTGGGGTTGTCGAAACGACCGTACAAAGCTTTGGCGGTCGGCGTGCGGAAGCCTTCGGCGTACTGGCCGTACCAGGTGTACTCATCGCTCAGGGCATAGGTCAGGCCGAACTTGGGCGAGACGCGATGCCAGGTCTTGTTCTTGCCGCTGACTGCGCCACCGCCGGTGGGGTCCACGGCGTCGAGGAATTCCTCGG
Coding sequences within:
- a CDS encoding YbaN family protein — protein: MSRTPTKLTQLLFALLAYTSLAIGLVALIVPGLPTTEFILLAAWAATRSSPRLSAWLERHWLFGPMLYNWRNGKVIPRRAKVGATVSMLVCAGLMLLMLDHGWPVYLALTGMALGNLWIWSRPEQVQAACGASLQPLDR
- a CDS encoding biliverdin-producing heme oxygenase, which codes for MNTQPCALRSQRLNQITHEPHSRLDALVKAHAPFETRASFARFVVAQYLFQSELVALYNDAELSTLIPDLPARCRAEAAKADLADLDTEVPAPVAGAVKNPTKAQALGWLFVSEGSKLGAAFLIKRAVGLGLSETFGARHLAEPAGGRAEGWKTFTRTLDGLAFSEQQEAEADKGALDAFNRFTVLLEHAYAAELA